From one Trifolium pratense cultivar HEN17-A07 linkage group LG1, ARS_RC_1.1, whole genome shotgun sequence genomic stretch:
- the LOC123892274 gene encoding uncharacterized protein LOC123892274 encodes MDCGKEFLYHNEREIYEILVMKLSRDPIESMKLLALWLWLEEIGYGNVVHKIYSSSSTSYTIINEIADEGVTCLNCINTSMIHSSFEFNEDDIPQMCCLMDKEISLKMLYENKILAKKMVDMMLKNMCMVVLGDIMDKVNTKIIGDDEKYNNVNQISTIV; translated from the coding sequence ATGGATTGTGGAAAAGAGTTCCTTTACCACAATGAAAGAGAGATATATGAAATCTTGGTGATGAAGCTTTCAAGAGATCCAATTGAGTCAATGAAACTTCTTGCATTGTGGTTATGGTTGGAAGAGATCGGATATGGTAACGTGGTCCACAAGATatattcttcatcttcaacatcaTACACTATTATCAATGAAATTGCAGATGAAGGTGTTACTTGTCTTAATTGTATCAACACAAGTATGATACATTCATCATTTGAATTTAATGAAGATGACATTCCTCAAATGTGTTGCCTTATGGATAAAGAAATATCTCTCAAGATGTTATATGAAAATAAGATTTTGGCTAAAAAAATGGTGGATATGATGTTAAAGAACATGTGCATGGTGGTGTTGGGAGATATCATGGATAAAGTTAATACGAAGATCATAGGTGATGATGAGAAGTATAACAATGTCAATCAAATCTCTACTATAGTTTGA
- the LOC123902831 gene encoding protein argonaute 10-like, protein MPLRQMKESSEQHLVIKPHMQNNMSQNQVKKVTKAVQNGKGSSPLLSQEQTSPPPQVKNGGRRRSRNGRKSDQVDVLMRPSCRPCTTVVKNNDNGHVENGSIITSSDVEMSFPTSSKSLSFAQRPGYGQVGTKCIVKANHFFAELPDKDLNQYDVTITPEVSSKAVNRSIIAELVRLYKESDLGMRLPAYDGRKSLYTAGVLPFSWREFKIKLIEEEDGINGPKREREYKVVIKFVARANLHHLGQFLAGKRADAPQEAIQILDIVLRELASKRFCPIGRSFYSPDIRTPQRLGEGLESWCGFYQSIRPTQMGLSLNIDMASAAFIEPLPVVEFVGQLLGKDVLSRQLSDADRIKIKKSLRGVKVEVTHRGSVRRKYRVSGITSQPTRELVFPVDENSTMKSVVEYFQEMYGFTIKHTHLPCLQVGGNQKKANYLPMEACKIVEGQRYTKRLNEKQITSLLKVTCQRPRDRENDILRTVQHNAYDQDPYAKEFGIKISEKLASVEARILPAPWLKYHESGKEKNCLPQVGQWNMMNKKMINGMTVSRWACINFSRGVQDSVARTFCNELAQMCQVSGMEFNLEPVIPIYNAKPEQVEKALKHVYHVSSNKTKGKELELLLVILPDNNGSLYGDLKRICETDLGLISQCCLTKHVFKITKQYLANVSLKINVKMGGRNTVLVDAVSCRIPLVSDIPTIIFGADVTHPENGEDSSPSIAAVVASQDWPEVTKYAGLVCAQPQRQELIQDLYKTWHDPVRGVVSGGMIRDLLVSFRRATGQKPQRIIFYRDGVSEGQFYQVLLYELDAIRKACASLEPNYQPPVTFIVVQKRHHTRLFANNHRDRNSTDRSGNILPGTVVDTKICHPTEFDFYLCSHAGIQGTSRPAHYHVLWDENNFTADGIQSLTNNLCYTYARCTRSVSVVPPAYYAHLAAFRARFYTEPDLQETGSTGGRGSKTTRAAGDCGVKPLPALKENVKRVMFYC, encoded by the exons ATGCCTTTGAGGCAAATGAAAGAGAGTTCAGAACAACATCTTGTGATAAAACCTCATATGCAAAACAATATGAGTCAAAATCAAGTTAAGAAAGTTACTAAAGCTGTTCAAAATGGTAAAGGTTCTtcaccattgttgtcacaagAACAAACTTCACCACCACCTCAAGTAAAGAATGGTGGAAGAAGAAGGAGTAGAAATGGTAGAAAATCTGATCAAGTTGATGTTTTGATGAGACCAAGTTGTAGACCTTGTACTACTGTTGTGaaaaataatgataatggtCATGTTGAAAATGGAAGCATAATCACTTCTAGTGATGTTGAGATGAGTTTTCCTACTTCAAGTAAGTCTTTGAGTTTTGCTCAAAGACCTGGTTATGGACAAGTTGGTACAAAATGCATTGTTAAAGCTAATCACTTCTTTGCAGAATTACCAGACAAAGACTTGAATCAGTAtgat GTAACTATTACACCTGAAGTGTCGTCCAAAGCCGTTAACAGATCCATTATAGCAGAACTTGTGAGGCTGTATAAAGAATCTGACCTTGGCATGAGACTTCCAGCGTATGATGGCCGAAAAAGTTTGTACACAGCGGGGGTTCTTCCCTTTTCCTGGAGAGAGTTTAAGATTAAGCTTATAGAGGAAGAGGATGGAATTAATGGCCCCAA AAGGGAAAGAGAATACAAAGTTGTGATCAAGTTTGTTGCAAGGGCTAACTTGCATCACTTGGGGCAATTTCTAGCTGGAAAGCGTGCGGATGCTCCACAGGAGGCAATACAAATTCTTGACATTGTACTAAGAGAGCTAGCATCAAAGAG gttcTGTCCGATTGGGAGGTCCTTTTATTCACCTGATATTCGAACACCACAACGACTCGGAGAAGGATTGGAGTCATGGTGTGGATTTTACCAAAGCATAAGGCCTACTCAGATGGGCCTTTCCCTCAATATCG ATATGGCTTCTGCTGCGTTCATTGAACCTCTTCCGGTGGTGGAATTTGTTGGCCAGCTATTGGGAAAAGATGTGCTGTCAAGGCAGTTGTCTGATGCGGATCGAATCAAG ATTAAGAAATCCCTTAGAGGAGTTAAAGTTGAAGTAACACACAGAGGAAGTGTTAGACGAAAGTATCGTGTTTCCGGTATAACGTCTCAACCAACAAGAGAACTTGT GTTTCCTGTCGATGAGAACTCAACAATGAAATCAGTGGTTGAATACTTCCAAGAGATGTACGGTTTCACTATTAAACATACACACCTTCCGTGCCTTCAAGTTGGTGGAAATCAAAAGAAAGCAAACTATTTACCTATGGAG GCCTGCAAAATTGTCGAGGGGCAACGATATACTAAAAGGTTGAATGAAAAGCAAATTACTTCTCTTTTGAAAGTCACGTGCCAGAGACCTCGTGATCGAGAAAATGACATTTTGCGG ACGGTTCAGCACAACGCTTATGATCAAGATCCTTACGCAAAGGAATTCGGGATTAAAATCAGCGAGAAGTTAGCTTCGGTGGAAGCACGAATTCTTCCCGCTCCTTGG CTTAAGTATCACGAGAGTGGGAAAGAGAAAAATTGTTTACCCCAAGTTGGCCAGTGGAATATGATGAACAAG AAAATGATTAATGGAATGACCGTTAGCCGCTGGGCATGCATCAATTTTTCACGAGGCGTGCAGGATAGTGTTGCTCGTACTTTTTGTAACGAGCTTGCGCAAATGTGTCAAGTATCTGGCATG gAATTTAATCTGGAGCCTGTTATCCCGATCTACAATGCAAAACCCGAGCAGGTGGAGAAAGCTTTGAAGCATGTTTACCATGTGTCATCGAACAAAACCAAAGGAAAGGAATTGGAGCTTTTGTTAGTTATATTGCCGGACAACAATGGTTCTCTCTATG GCGATCTCAAGCGTATTTGCGAGACTGACCTTGGTTTAATTTCTCAATGTTGTCTGACAAAGCATGTCTTTAAGATCACTAAGCAGTACTTAGCCAATGTGTCTCTGAAGATCAACGTTAAG ATGGGTGGTAGAAACACCGTTCTTGTTGATGCGGTAAGCTGCAGAATACCATTGGTTAGTGACATACCAACAATAATATTTGGAGCAGATGTTACCCACCCTGAAAACGGGGAAGACTCCAGCCCCTCAATAGCAGCG GTAGTAGCGTCGCAAGATTGGCCTGAAGTTACAAAGTATGCAGGTTTAGTATGTGCTCAACCTCAAAGACAAGAACTTATACAAGATTTGTACAAAACTTGGCACGACCCTGTTCGTGGTGTAGTTAGTGGTGGCATGATCCG AGATTTGTTGGTTTCGTTTAGAAGGGCAACCGGACAGAAGCCACAAAGGATTATATTTTACAG ggATGGTGTAAGTGAAGGGCAGTTTTACCAAGTTTTACTATACGAGTTGGATGCAATTCGGAAG GCGTGTGCTTCTTTGGAGCCAAACTATCAACCACCAGTAACTTTCATAGTTGTACAAAAACGACATCATACTCGGTTATTCGCAAACAACCACAGGGACAGAAACAGCACCGATAGGAGTGGAAATATCCTGCCTG GAACTGTTGTTGATACCAAAATCTGTCATCCAACGGAGTTTGATTTTTATCTCTGCAGTCACGCTGGCATCCAG GGTACAAGTCGTCCAGCGCATTATCATGTTCTATGGGATGAAAATAACTTCACAGCAGACGGGATTCAGTCTTTGACAAACAATCTCTGTTATACATATGCCAGGTGTACACGCTCCGTATCTGTTG TTCCTCCAGCATATTATGCACATTTAGCAGCTTTTCGAGCCCGCTTCTACACAGAGCCAGACCTACAGGAGACTGGCTCCACCGGTGGTCGTGGTTCGAAAACAACACGTGCAGCCGGTGATTGCGGTGTCAAGCCATTGCCAGCGTTGAAGGAAAATGTGAAGAGAGTTATGTTTTATTGTTAG